The genome window GTTTTGATAATTCCAGGTCGGTGGTACGGAGAATTAAGTGCAGGCAATATTAGCGCCGTTGATGCTTGGGTTAACGCTGGAGGAACACTGATTGTTACTGGTAATTCCACCGCGCAACTGGCGAAAGCTGAAAACTTTATCGGCACAACATTGCTCGGCGATTCATTCGAGAAAATGCAAGATTACAATATCGCCCTTTATAAAGAATGGTTGGCCACACAAGACAGCATTTCAAACCAAGATATTTTAGCGAGTCATTCAGTCGCTGATACCATTTGGTACCCATGGCAGAACCTTGAAGAATTAAAACCGATGAACAAAGAGCAGTTAACCAGATGGGATGCATGGACGTCACAGTTTATGCCTTCCGGAGCATTAGTGGGCACTCGCACAGATCAACAAAGTTGGCTCACCTATGGCGTTAATGAAATATTGCCAGTATTAATCGACAACTCACCACAATTAATGAGTAAAAGTCCTGCCAGCGCCATAGTACGCTACGGGGTATTAGTAGATAACCCGAAAGCAAAAGAGCGCTTAATTGGCTGGTCGACTATTCCTGAAGGTAAAGATTTATACCTGCGTATGAGTGGCTTAGTATGGCCCGAAGCCGCACAGCGGATTAGTAATTCGGCTTATTTAACTCGAGACAAGAAAGGCAATGGCCAAGTGATCATGTTTGCCAATTCACCAAATTTTAGAGGTGCCACAAAGGGAACCGCCAGACTGTTACTGAACGCAATAGTTTACGGCCCAGGACTTGGTAGTAACCAAGCGATAAATTTGTAAACCAAGATTAGCCACTATAATGTTTCCAAGTGGGTAAATTAACCCACTTGGTATTATCATCAATTACGTTATCAAAGATGTAGATTAAAAGCAGAACACTTGGCAATTCAATTCTTTGGCTGCGGCGATAAACTCATGGCTTTGCGATGTTTGGTTAGTGTTAAGATAACAAACCCGCTTACCCTGTTTTAATAGTGACAATGTTTCAGCAATATTGTCTTCATTAAAAGCTGCTTTCGGCGCATCGCGTCGGCATAAATCGATGATTACGCTGTCAACCTCAACATCATGCAGAATATTATCCGCTTTTTGCATATTTCTTACCGCGCCCAAGGTTAATAAATCTGGGTGGTCAGGCGTATTAATTACCAACAATTCAGCCTGAGTGCTGGTGACATCCTCACTGTTTTCAAGTTGCATATTGAATGCAGACTCTAGATCTTCACCTTGCTCAATACCAGTTTTGCTGAAAAACGATTCCCAGAAGACACGACGATTAGTAAAATTAGTAAAGCGGTCTTTTACTGCTTGACGTTTTTGGCCAGCAAAACTTGCTAACTTACCTAACGATTGTGGAATAATGGTTTCAAGTTTTTCTCGCCAGTAGCGTAATAAAACCGGTGACTGACCGGAGCTAATCATCGCAAAGACCATAGGTGAGCGATCAATAATTGCCGGCGTGATAAAGTGACATAAATCGGCATTATCAACTACATTCGCCAATACTCCATGCTCAAATGCTTCTTTATTTATTTGTTCATTTAAACTGCGGTTTTCAGTTGCTACAAACACCAACTGCTTTTGCGCAAGCATTGATTTATCATAATAATCATTGATGTATTTAATTTTTCCAGCAGTAAGTAATGCCTGAATATTCGCCGATATTTTCGGTGAAACTACAGTAACGGTTGCTGGGCTTTTTAGTAATAACTCAATTTTTGCACCGGCAATCTCACCGCCACCGACAACCAATACATTGAGCTTTTTTGCATCAAGGAAAATTGGGAAGTAATTCATTTCATCTCCACAGGAAATACTTGCTTTACACTACCTTTCGGTAATTAATGGCTAGTACCACGCTCATAGTGCGTTTTATTATAAACGTTATATTTTCCAGAAGGTTTCTTCATAGGTAAACGTTTAATTTCTTCTAAGGTATTAGCATCATACACAATTACTGCGCCATCGTTATCCCAAATACTCAATAAAACGTATTTTCCATCTTTGGTGAATTCTACATGTGCTGCCGTTTTGCCTGGCGCCGGAGCCAATGTTTTAACAATTTCCAGTGTATCTTTTTTAATAATATGAACTTTTTCTTTGTTCGGGCCAAAAAATACATCAACCCAGGCATAAGGCGATTTATTGTGGCTGCGCATAAAGAACCCCGGTCCTTCGGTTTTAATTTCTTTGATCACTTGCCAGTTATCCATATCAATTACCGTCACCCGACCATCTTTGATATTTGGTGAAGCAAATACTTGCTTGCCTTGATAATCCCAAGTGATACCTGATCCTAAATGCGGCATACCGGCCATTTCAATGGTCGCTACTTTCTTTTTCGCATCAAGATTAATTACTTGGCCATTTTGGCTATCACGTGAGGCACCAATCAAATTAATGTACTCAGGATCAAAGAAGAAATCATCTAAATAATCTTCGGTGGTAATCCGACGAATTGGGAACTGCTCTTCTGCTTTCCAGTTTTCCAGTTTGCCTTCACCGCCGTCTTTGCGATAGTCATGAGCCCAACCTTTATACACCTCAACACCGCCTTCATCTGAATAAGGAATTTCCCAAACCTCTTTCACATCTTTTAGAGCAACAATAAAACTGGTTCTCGGTGGTGCATTATAAACGGCGCTAACACGAGATGATTTACCATCTTTGTCGCTTGTTGCTACCACTTTAATTGGCGTTAAATTTGTCGTATCTAGAATAACAATATTATGGGGCAAGTAATTACCAACAATGGCGTATTTACCATCAGATGATACGGCCAAATTACGGGTGTTGATACCGGCTCGAATTTCAGCAACGGTTTTCATGTTGTAAATATCGTACTTGCTGATCCAACCATCACGTGAAGCAAAATAAACAAAACGACCATCAGGTGAGTACTTTGGACCACCATGTAAAGCAAAGCGTGTTTTGAAGCGGGTGATCGGCTCAAAGGTATCACCATTAAGCAAAGTTGCAGAATGGTCGGCAAGTTCAACCACAATAAATAAGTTCATTAAATCTGCATCAAATTGTGGTTTGTTGGGTAGTTTACTTTGGTCAAAGTGTTGCACATGAGATGTATTGATATCCGCTAATGTCCATTCAGGTACAGTGTCAGCGGGTGTATAAATATAATCAACTAACTGATCAATATTCTGTTTCGACAATGTTTGTTCAAAAGCCGGCATTTGTGTCGCAACACGGCCTTTACCAATAACAATGCTGGCTTTGTTTTTACGTAGCCTTGACAGGTTTTCAGGAAATAATGCGGGTCCCATACTGCCCAAACGATTTATTCCATGACAGCTTTGGCAATGTTGTTGGTACAATTGTTCAGCACTTTGTTTTTCATCGGCGAAAACATTTTGACTTAGCAACAAACTAAAACCAGTTGCGAATAAACTAAAAAAAGACAGTGTTTTGTTCATTGCTCATTCCTACCCAGCTGATAACTCAGGTACTTGCCCCAAAGTTTCAGTTACAACCTCAGCTTTAGTTTCAGCTTGAAAGTATCCTGCCCCGGCAACGTGTCTAGGGTCAAGTTGATCGATGACCTGACCTACAACGATAAGTGCAGGTGGTTTAATATCATTGTTGATAACCATCTGTTCAAGCGAGCCTAATGTACCGCGAAACACTTGTTGGTCAACCCTTGTGCCTTGCCTAATAATTGCCGCAGGAGTGCTGGCGCCACGACCATGTTCAATGAGTTTCTCTGAGATCATTTTTACCGCACTGATCCCCATATAAAACACTACGGTCTGATTATCATTATTCAAACTCTGCCAAGGCAGCACTAACTGACCATCATTTTGTAAGTGACCGGTTATAAACGTACAACACTGGGAAACACCACGATGCGTTAATGGAATGCCAGCATAAGTTGTCGCTGCTGAAGCTGCGGTAATACCAGACAACACATGGCAATTAACACCATGATTTAAAAGATGTTCAGCTTCTTCGCTGCCCCGGCCAAAAATAAATGGGTCACCACCTTTTAAACGCAGAACACGTTTATTTTGCTGAGCGTAAGTCACTAATACCTCATTAATATCCCCTTGCGGAACACAATGTTTAGCCTGTTTTTTACCTACGTAAAAACGCTCGCACTGGGCGGGTAACAACGCCATGATCTCATCACTAACCAAGCGGTCATAAACAACTACTTCAGCTTGGGCAATAAAGCGCACGGCTTTAACGGTTAATAATTCAGGGTCGCCAGGGCCTGCACCAACTAAAGCCACTTCACC of Thalassotalea fonticola contains these proteins:
- a CDS encoding NAD(P)-dependent oxidoreductase, producing MNYFPIFLDAKKLNVLVVGGGEIAGAKIELLLKSPATVTVVSPKISANIQALLTAGKIKYINDYYDKSMLAQKQLVFVATENRSLNEQINKEAFEHGVLANVVDNADLCHFITPAIIDRSPMVFAMISSGQSPVLLRYWREKLETIIPQSLGKLASFAGQKRQAVKDRFTNFTNRRVFWESFFSKTGIEQGEDLESAFNMQLENSEDVTSTQAELLVINTPDHPDLLTLGAVRNMQKADNILHDVEVDSVIIDLCRRDAPKAAFNEDNIAETLSLLKQGKRVCYLNTNQTSQSHEFIAAAKELNCQVFCF
- a CDS encoding cytochrome D1 domain-containing protein, with protein sequence MNKTLSFFSLFATGFSLLLSQNVFADEKQSAEQLYQQHCQSCHGINRLGSMGPALFPENLSRLRKNKASIVIGKGRVATQMPAFEQTLSKQNIDQLVDYIYTPADTVPEWTLADINTSHVQHFDQSKLPNKPQFDADLMNLFIVVELADHSATLLNGDTFEPITRFKTRFALHGGPKYSPDGRFVYFASRDGWISKYDIYNMKTVAEIRAGINTRNLAVSSDGKYAIVGNYLPHNIVILDTTNLTPIKVVATSDKDGKSSRVSAVYNAPPRTSFIVALKDVKEVWEIPYSDEGGVEVYKGWAHDYRKDGGEGKLENWKAEEQFPIRRITTEDYLDDFFFDPEYINLIGASRDSQNGQVINLDAKKKVATIEMAGMPHLGSGITWDYQGKQVFASPNIKDGRVTVIDMDNWQVIKEIKTEGPGFFMRSHNKSPYAWVDVFFGPNKEKVHIIKKDTLEIVKTLAPAPGKTAAHVEFTKDGKYVLLSIWDNDGAVIVYDANTLEEIKRLPMKKPSGKYNVYNKTHYERGTSH
- the cobA gene encoding uroporphyrinogen-III C-methyltransferase: MADFLLNKIAKRTSFAKGEVALVGAGPGDPELLTVKAVRFIAQAEVVVYDRLVSDEIMALLPAQCERFYVGKKQAKHCVPQGDINEVLVTYAQQNKRVLRLKGGDPFIFGRGSEEAEHLLNHGVNCHVLSGITAASAATTYAGIPLTHRGVSQCCTFITGHLQNDGQLVLPWQSLNNDNQTVVFYMGISAVKMISEKLIEHGRGASTPAAIIRQGTRVDQQVFRGTLGSLEQMVINNDIKPPALIVVGQVIDQLDPRHVAGAGYFQAETKAEVVTETLGQVPELSAG